Proteins encoded together in one Papaver somniferum cultivar HN1 unplaced genomic scaffold, ASM357369v1 unplaced-scaffold_21, whole genome shotgun sequence window:
- the LOC113340266 gene encoding ABC transporter C family member 10-like, producing MENLWNSFCGDSDCTYNGGPCGFFELLYLSSCVHNGIVICLDALLLFVLLSTGIWKPSSTRTVHNASRQCTSLEIVSAVYNGCVGLVYLGLGIWILQVSKQTGVLPLHRWFVALFQGFTWLILSLNVSLKGKKFGKGIWRLCSVVTFLIAGLLCLSALLVLIIDKKVSVNIVLDILLLPGAVLLLLCTPRGNQLEDASKTGDSNSLYAPLNGGSNGHIEADMGSETPFAKAGFLSKMTFWWLNSLMKTGKEKTLNDADIPQLRKVDRAESCYLLFMDRLNSQTNTSEPPSVLWTLVLCYQKEILVSGFFALLKILTLSAGPLLLNAFIKVAEGKQAFKYEGYVLVVSLFFTKFLESLAQRQWYFRCNLIGVQIRSILSAAIYKKQLRLSSSAELIHSAGEITNYVTVDAYRIGQFPYWFHQTWTTSLQLCIALVILFHAVGLATIAALVVIVLTVLCNTPVAKLQHKFQSNLMVAQDERLKAISEALANMKILKLYAWETHFKSVIERLREEELKWLSAVQLRRAYNGILFWSSPVLVSAAAFGACYFLGIPLYASNAFTFLATLRLVQEPVRAIPEVIGVVIQAKVALARIIRFLEAPELQSGISKQKKNTDKLRPAISIKLGNFSWEENPLKPTLSCINLEVKPGEKVAICGEVGTGKSTMLAAILGEVLNTEGTVQTYGKIAYVSQMAWIQSGSIQDNILFGCNMDRIRYQETLEKCSLLKDLEMLPFGDLTEIGERGVNLSGGQKQRIQLARALYQDADIYLLDDPFSAVDAHTATNLFNEYVMEALSAKTVLLVTHQVDFLPKFDSILLMSEGQILHAAPYHVLLASCPEFSELVNAHKDTAGSESFSEVSLSQSSGTSLKEISKSYSEKQLKSVGHQLIKLEERESGDTGLKPYLQYLNQSKGFIFFSIAMLAHLMFVGAQVLQNSWMAANVQNPEVTKLRLIVVYLIIGCSTIVLLLVRLLSTVAMGLQSSKSLFYQILNSLFHAPMSFFDSTPLGRILNRVSSDLSIVDLDIPFSLTLSVVATMGTYANLAVLAIITWPVLFVSIPMILLAICLQKYYFASAKEFMRINRTTKSMIANHLAESIAGAMTIRAFEEEERFFAENLDLIDKNSSPFFHTFSANEWLIQRLETLSAVVLSTSALVMVSLPPGTFSSGFIGMALSYGLSLNMSLVFSIQNQCTLANHIISVERLNQYLHIPIEAQKVIEGNRPLHSWPSMGRVEIHDLKIRYRPNTPLVLQGISCTFEGGHKIGIVGRTGSGKTTMIGALFRLVEPVGGKVVIDNIDISTIGLHDLRSRLGIIPQDPILFNGTVRYNLDPLSQNSDQEIWEVLGKCQLKEAV from the exons ATGGAGAATCTCTGGAATTCATTTTGTGGAGATTCTGATTGTACATACAATGGAGGACCATGTGGTTTTTTTGAATTGTTATATCTTTCTTCTTGTGTACATAATGGCATTGTCATTTGCTTAGATGCCCTGCTGTTGTTTGTGTTATTGTCAACTGGTATTTGGAAACCTTCGTCTACGAGGACTGTTCATAATGCTTCGCGTCAGTGTACTTCGTTGGAGATTGTGTCTGCTGTTTATAATGGTTGTGTTGGATTGGTGTACTTGGGTTTGGGGATTTGGATTCTTCAAGTTAGTAAACAGACGGGTGTTTTGCCTTTGCATCGATGGTTTGTAGCACTGTTTCAGGGATTCACATGGTTGATTCTTAGTTTAAATGTGAGCCTTAAGGGAAAGAAGTTTGGGAAAGGGATATGGAGGCTTTGTTCTGTAGTTACATTCTTGATTGCGGGGCTTCTTTGTTTATCGGCGTTGTTGGTCCTTATTATTGACAAGAAAGTTTCAGTTAACATTGTTTTAGACATACTATTACTTCCTGGAGCAGTGCTTCTGTTGTTATGCACTCCTAGGGGAAACCAATTGGAAGATGCAAGTAAAACTGGGGATAGCAATTCTCTTTACGCACCTTTGAATGGTGGATCTAATGGACATATTGAAGCAGATATGGGAAGTGAAACACCTTTTGCAAAGGCAGGATTTCTTAGTAAAATGACATTTTGGTGGTTGAATTCGTTGATGAAGACTGGTAAGGAGAAAACCCTTAACGATGCAGATATACCACAACTGCGGAAGGTAGATCGGGCAGAGAGTTGTTACTTGTTGTTTATGGACCGATTAAATTCGCAAACTAATACATCTGAACCACCATCAGTTTTATGGACGCTGGTTTTATGTTATCAGAAAGAGATTCTAGTATCTGGATTTTTCGCATTGCTCAAGATACTCACTCTCTCTGCTGGTCCTCTGCTTCTTAATGCCTTCATTAAGGTTGCAGAAGGGAAGCAAGCTTTTAAATACGAAGGGTATGTATTGGTTGTGTCATTATTCTTCACAAAATTCTTAGAGTCGTTGGCGCAAAGGCAATGGTACTTCCGTTGTAATTTAATAGGCGTCCAAATCAGATCGATTCTCTCAGCAGCTATCTATAAAAAGCAATTGAGGCTTTCAAGTTCTGCTGAGTTGATCCATTCAGCTGGCGAGATAACAAACTATGTCACTGTAGACGCTTATAGAATTGGTCAATTCCCTTATTGGTTTCATCAGACATGGACAACAAGTCTCCAACTTTGCATTGCACTAGTCATTCTTTTTCATGCTGTTGGGCTTGCTACAATTGCAGCATTGGTTGTAATAGTATTAACTGTGTTATGCAATACTCCCGTGGCTAAACTACAGCATAAGTTCCAGAGTAACCTCATGGTTGCGCAGGATGAGAGACTAAAGGCTATATCGGAGGCCCTTGCTAACATGAAGATTTTGAAGTTGTATGCTTGGGAAACACATTTCAAGAGTGTCATCGAAAGATTAAGGGAAGAGGAACTAAAGTGGTTGTCCGCAGTGCAGCTGCGGAGAGCTTACAATggaattctcttttggtcatcCCCAGTATTGGTTTCGGCAGCTGCATTTGGGGCATGTTACTTTCTTGGTATTCCACTCTATGCTAGTAATGCTTTCACTTTTCTAGCCACTTTACGACTTGTTCAGGAACCTGTTCGAGCAATCCCTGAGGTTATTGGTGTGGTTATTCAAGCAAAAGTTGCGTTAGCACGCATAATAAGGTTTCTTGAGGCACCAGAGCTACAGTCTGGGATttctaagcaaaagaaaaatacagaCAAACTTAGGCCGGCCATTTCTATCAAATTGGGCAACTTTTCATGGGAAGAGAATCCGTTAAAGCCTACACTAAGCTGTATAAACTTGGAGGTTAAACCTGGTGAAAAGGTTGCTATCTGTGGTGAGGTTGGCACAGGAAAATCAACTATGTTAGCCGcaattcttggagaagttttgaaCACTGAGGGAACG GTTCAAACCTATGGTAAGATTGCATATGTTTCACAGATGGCATGGATTCAGAGCGGAAGTATACAAGATAATATTCTTTTTGGATGCAACATGGACAGAATAAGATACCAAGAAACACTGGAGAAGTGTTCACTTTTAAAGGACCTGGAAATGCTCCCTTTTGGTGATTTGACTGAAATTGGAGAAAGGGGAGTTAATCTGAGTGGTGGTCAGAAACAGCGCATTCAACTTGCACGTGCTCTCTATCAGGATGCTGATATATACTTGTTGGATGATCCATTTAGTGCAGTTGATGCTCACACTGCTACAAACCTATTCAAT GAGTATGTAATGGAAGCTCTATCAGCAAAGACAGTCTTACTTGTGACACATCAAGTCGactttcttcccaaatttgaTTCTATTTTG CTGATGTCAGAGGGGCAAATCTTACATGCTGCTCCTTATCATGTGTTGCTGGCTTCTTGTCCAGAGTTTTCTGAACTTGTAAATGCGCACAAAGACACAGCTGGTTCTGAAAGTTTTTCAGAAGTATCCTTATCTCAGAGTTCTGGAACCTCCTTGAAAGAAATCTCTAAATCTTATAGTGAGAAACAGTTGAAATCAGTTGGTCATCAGTTGATTAAGCTTGAAGAGAGGGAATCTGGAGACACCGGTCTAAAACCATACCTGCAGTATCTGAATCAGAGCAaaggcttcatcttcttctctataGCAATGCTGGCGCACCTCATGTTTGTAGGTGCACAAGTACTTCAGAACTCTTGGATGGCTGCGAATGTTCAGAATCCTGAAGTCACTAAATTACGACTGATCGTAGTTTACTTAATTATTGGCTGTAGCACGATAGTACTCTTACTTGTCAGATTGCTTTCTACAGTTGCCATGGGTCTTCAATCATCGAAGTCTTTGTTTTACCAGATATTGAACTCTCTTTTTCATGCGCCGATGTCTTTCTTTGACTCCACACCTTTGGGAAGGATACTGAATCGG GTCTCTTCTGATTTGAGTATTGTAGACCTTGATATTCCGTTCAGCTTAACACTTTCTGTTGTTGCAACCATGGGTACATATGCTAATCTTGCGGTATTAGCCATTATTACTTGGCCagtgttatttgtctccataccTATGATATTACTGGCAATCTGCTTACAG AAATACTACTTCGCATCTGCAAAAGAATTCATGAGAATCAATCGAACAACTAAATCTATGATAGCAAACCATCTTGCCGAATCCATTGCAGGGGCAATGACTATCAGAGCATTTGAGGaggaagaaagattctttgctgAGAATCTGGACTTGATAGACAAAAATTCAAGTCCATTTTTTCACACTTTCTCAGCAAACGAGTGGTTGATCCAACGTTTGGAAACATTAAGTGCCGTTGTCCTTTCCACTTCAGCACTTGTGATGGTTTCGCTTCCTCCGGGAACATTTAGTTCAG GATTTATTGGAATGGCGTTGTCATATGGTCTTTCTTTGAACATGTCCCTCGTATTTTCTATCCAGAACCAGTGCACTTTAGCCAATCATATCATTTCCGTTGAAAGACTAAATCAATATCTGCACATTCCCATTGAAGCCCAAAAAGTTATTGAAGGGAACCGACCCTTGCATAGTTGGCCCTCTATGGGCAGAGTGGAGATTCACGATTTAAAG ATCAGATATAGGCCGAATACTCCTCTTGTTCTTCAAGGAATCAGTTGCACATTTGAAGGAGGACACAAGATTGGGATTGTAGGCAGGACCGGCAGTGGGAAGACAACTATGATTGGTGCTCTGTTCCGATTGGTAGAGCCAGTTGGGGGGAAAGTTGTCATAGATAACATTGACATCTCTACCATTGGACTTCATGATCTGAGATCACGGTTAGGAATTATACCTCAGGATCCTATTCTCTTTAATGGTACTGTGAGATACAATTTGGATCCTCTATCTCAAAACTCTGACCAGGAAATTTGGGAG GTTCTTGGGAAATGTCAGCTTAAAGAAGCAGTATGA